A DNA window from Paraburkholderia sp. IMGN_8 contains the following coding sequences:
- a CDS encoding outer membrane lipoprotein-sorting protein, whose translation MTRFLLMALSAASVAGVLASGPVAFAASTAGTAQAAAASHLSAAQIVERNVAARGGLQAWHAVNAMTMTGQIEAGGTKNTKLPFTMTLKRPHKSRFEVRFNEKAAYQVYDGAQGWKVRPFLGRDEVEPYTPAEAKSAATSAELDGPLIDYASKGSRVEALGMEQVEGHRAYVLKLTTKDHVSRRIWIDASSFLELKIDGEPRKLDGKMHDVAIFYRDYRKESGLVVPHTLETVVTGGKQPHKLTIEHVKVNPPTDDTLFAKPQLAMAKVPSH comes from the coding sequence ATGACCCGGTTTCTTTTGATGGCGCTCTCCGCAGCCTCTGTGGCGGGTGTTCTGGCATCCGGCCCGGTTGCGTTCGCGGCCTCGACCGCAGGAACGGCTCAGGCCGCGGCGGCGAGTCATCTGAGTGCGGCGCAGATCGTCGAGCGGAACGTGGCGGCACGCGGCGGGCTTCAGGCGTGGCACGCGGTCAATGCAATGACGATGACGGGGCAGATCGAGGCCGGCGGCACGAAGAACACCAAGCTGCCGTTCACGATGACGTTGAAGCGGCCGCACAAGAGTCGATTCGAGGTTCGCTTCAACGAGAAGGCGGCCTATCAGGTCTACGACGGCGCGCAGGGCTGGAAAGTCAGGCCTTTCCTCGGACGCGATGAAGTCGAGCCCTATACGCCTGCGGAGGCCAAATCGGCTGCGACGTCGGCTGAACTGGACGGGCCGCTGATCGACTATGCGAGCAAGGGCTCGCGGGTCGAGGCGCTGGGCATGGAACAGGTGGAAGGGCATCGCGCGTACGTCCTGAAGCTGACGACAAAAGACCATGTGTCACGCCGCATCTGGATCGACGCAAGCAGCTTTCTGGAACTTAAGATCGACGGCGAACCGCGCAAGCTCGACGGCAAGATGCACGACGTCGCCATCTTCTATCGCGATTACCGGAAAGAAAGTGGGCTCGTCGTGCCGCACACGCTGGAGACCGTTGTCACCGGCGGCAAACAGCCGCACAAGTTGACGATCGAGCATGTCAAGGTGAATCCGCCAACGGACGACACCCTGTTTGCGAAACCGCAACTGGCTATGGCCAAGGTGCCGAGCCACTAG